The following are from one region of the Mauremys reevesii isolate NIE-2019 linkage group 2, ASM1616193v1, whole genome shotgun sequence genome:
- the PSMG2 gene encoding proteasome assembly chaperone 2 isoform X4 gives MGSVPAVSVGNVGQLAVDLVIFTLDMPKVGYFYTDCLVPMVGNNPYAAAEENSAELSINAEVYSLPSKKLVVLQIRSPFVKNKYRSFCQTLLSWVKSSRCAKVILLSSSHAYQCDDQQLHGTPLRYLLSPAIQKTAGELMQRLNWKEMEKVAAYPGVNDTDMVLRIPGGGITTLLFSESCSNGIQMAVLLKFCSEGDNIPDALALVNYLNEWIQLVKSEQKSDAPATPSQWKIPHSWRLLFGSGLPPALF, from the exons ATGGGGTCCGTG CCAGCTGTATCAGTTGGGAATGTTGGCCAGCTGGCGGTAGATCTAGTTATTTTTACCCTTGACATGCCTAAAGTTGGTTACTTCTATACTGATTGCCTGGTGCCAATGGTTGGGAATAATCCATATGCAGCAGCAGAAGAAAACTCAGCGGAGTTGAGTATAAATGCTGAAG TGTATTCTTTACCTTCTAAGAAGCTTGTAGTTCTCCAGATCAGATCACCGTTTGTAAAG AACAAATATAGGTCATTTTGTCAAACACTGCTTTCTTGGGTGAAAAGCAGTAGATGTGCCAAAGTCATTCTTCTATCAAGCAGCCATGCATATCAGTGTGATGATCAGCAGCTTCATGG TACGCCACTACGATACTTACTCTCACCTGCTATTCAGAAAACAGCTGGAGAGCTAATGCAGAGGCTAAACTGGAAAGAGATGGAAAAAGTCGCTGCTTACCCAGGAGTAAATGATACAGACATGGTACTACGTATTCCTGGAGGTGGCATCACAACATTATTATTCAGTGAGAG TTGTTCAAATGGAATTCAAATGGCAGTTCTGTTGAAATTCTGCTCAGAGGGGGACAACATCCCTGATGCATTGGCTCTCGTTAACTACCTTAATGAATGGATCCAGCTAGTTAAAAGTGAA CAGAAGAGCGATGCCCCAGCTACTCCTTCACAATGGAAAATACCACATTCTTGGAGATTACTCTTTGGAAGTGGCCTTCCACCTGCACTCTTCTGA
- the PSMG2 gene encoding proteasome assembly chaperone 2 isoform X5, with protein MPKVGYFYTDCLVPMVGNNPYAAAEENSAELSINAEVYSLPSKKLVVLQIRSPFVKNKYRSFCQTLLSWVKSSRCAKVILLSSSHAYQCDDQQLHGTPLRYLLSPAIQKTAGELMQRLNWKEMEKVAAYPGVNDTDMVLRIPGGGITTLLFSESCSNGIQMAVLLKFCSEGDNIPDALALVNYLNEWIQLVKSEQKSDAPATPSQWKIPHSWRLLFGSGLPPALF; from the exons ATGCCTAAAGTTGGTTACTTCTATACTGATTGCCTGGTGCCAATGGTTGGGAATAATCCATATGCAGCAGCAGAAGAAAACTCAGCGGAGTTGAGTATAAATGCTGAAG TGTATTCTTTACCTTCTAAGAAGCTTGTAGTTCTCCAGATCAGATCACCGTTTGTAAAG AACAAATATAGGTCATTTTGTCAAACACTGCTTTCTTGGGTGAAAAGCAGTAGATGTGCCAAAGTCATTCTTCTATCAAGCAGCCATGCATATCAGTGTGATGATCAGCAGCTTCATGG TACGCCACTACGATACTTACTCTCACCTGCTATTCAGAAAACAGCTGGAGAGCTAATGCAGAGGCTAAACTGGAAAGAGATGGAAAAAGTCGCTGCTTACCCAGGAGTAAATGATACAGACATGGTACTACGTATTCCTGGAGGTGGCATCACAACATTATTATTCAGTGAGAG TTGTTCAAATGGAATTCAAATGGCAGTTCTGTTGAAATTCTGCTCAGAGGGGGACAACATCCCTGATGCATTGGCTCTCGTTAACTACCTTAATGAATGGATCCAGCTAGTTAAAAGTGAA CAGAAGAGCGATGCCCCAGCTACTCCTTCACAATGGAAAATACCACATTCTTGGAGATTACTCTTTGGAAGTGGCCTTCCACCTGCACTCTTCTGA
- the PSMG2 gene encoding proteasome assembly chaperone 2 isoform X3 — MCYRPQLLPAVSVGNVGQLAVDLVIFTLDMPKVGYFYTDCLVPMVGNNPYAAAEENSAELSINAEVYSLPSKKLVVLQIRSPFVKNKYRSFCQTLLSWVKSSRCAKVILLSSSHAYQCDDQQLHGTPLRYLLSPAIQKTAGELMQRLNWKEMEKVAAYPGVNDTDMVLRIPGGGITTLLFSESCSNGIQMAVLLKFCSEGDNIPDALALVNYLNEWIQLVKSEQKSDAPATPSQWKIPHSWRLLFGSGLPPALF; from the exons CCAGCTGTATCAGTTGGGAATGTTGGCCAGCTGGCGGTAGATCTAGTTATTTTTACCCTTGACATGCCTAAAGTTGGTTACTTCTATACTGATTGCCTGGTGCCAATGGTTGGGAATAATCCATATGCAGCAGCAGAAGAAAACTCAGCGGAGTTGAGTATAAATGCTGAAG TGTATTCTTTACCTTCTAAGAAGCTTGTAGTTCTCCAGATCAGATCACCGTTTGTAAAG AACAAATATAGGTCATTTTGTCAAACACTGCTTTCTTGGGTGAAAAGCAGTAGATGTGCCAAAGTCATTCTTCTATCAAGCAGCCATGCATATCAGTGTGATGATCAGCAGCTTCATGG TACGCCACTACGATACTTACTCTCACCTGCTATTCAGAAAACAGCTGGAGAGCTAATGCAGAGGCTAAACTGGAAAGAGATGGAAAAAGTCGCTGCTTACCCAGGAGTAAATGATACAGACATGGTACTACGTATTCCTGGAGGTGGCATCACAACATTATTATTCAGTGAGAG TTGTTCAAATGGAATTCAAATGGCAGTTCTGTTGAAATTCTGCTCAGAGGGGGACAACATCCCTGATGCATTGGCTCTCGTTAACTACCTTAATGAATGGATCCAGCTAGTTAAAAGTGAA CAGAAGAGCGATGCCCCAGCTACTCCTTCACAATGGAAAATACCACATTCTTGGAGATTACTCTTTGGAAGTGGCCTTCCACCTGCACTCTTCTGA
- the PSMG2 gene encoding proteasome assembly chaperone 2 isoform X1, producing MFVPCGSSAPPDFEGFTLLLPAVSVGNVGQLAVDLVIFTLDMPKVGYFYTDCLVPMVGNNPYAAAEENSAELSINAEVYSLPSKKLVVLQIRSPFVKNKYRSFCQTLLSWVKSSRCAKVILLSSSHAYQCDDQQLHGTPLRYLLSPAIQKTAGELMQRLNWKEMEKVAAYPGVNDTDMVLRIPGGGITTLLFSESCSNGIQMAVLLKFCSEGDNIPDALALVNYLNEWIQLVKSEQKSDAPATPSQWKIPHSWRLLFGSGLPPALF from the exons ATGTTTGTGCCCTGCGGCAGTTCCGCTCCTCCGGACTTTGAAGGCTTCACGCTCCTGCTG CCAGCTGTATCAGTTGGGAATGTTGGCCAGCTGGCGGTAGATCTAGTTATTTTTACCCTTGACATGCCTAAAGTTGGTTACTTCTATACTGATTGCCTGGTGCCAATGGTTGGGAATAATCCATATGCAGCAGCAGAAGAAAACTCAGCGGAGTTGAGTATAAATGCTGAAG TGTATTCTTTACCTTCTAAGAAGCTTGTAGTTCTCCAGATCAGATCACCGTTTGTAAAG AACAAATATAGGTCATTTTGTCAAACACTGCTTTCTTGGGTGAAAAGCAGTAGATGTGCCAAAGTCATTCTTCTATCAAGCAGCCATGCATATCAGTGTGATGATCAGCAGCTTCATGG TACGCCACTACGATACTTACTCTCACCTGCTATTCAGAAAACAGCTGGAGAGCTAATGCAGAGGCTAAACTGGAAAGAGATGGAAAAAGTCGCTGCTTACCCAGGAGTAAATGATACAGACATGGTACTACGTATTCCTGGAGGTGGCATCACAACATTATTATTCAGTGAGAG TTGTTCAAATGGAATTCAAATGGCAGTTCTGTTGAAATTCTGCTCAGAGGGGGACAACATCCCTGATGCATTGGCTCTCGTTAACTACCTTAATGAATGGATCCAGCTAGTTAAAAGTGAA CAGAAGAGCGATGCCCCAGCTACTCCTTCACAATGGAAAATACCACATTCTTGGAGATTACTCTTTGGAAGTGGCCTTCCACCTGCACTCTTCTGA
- the PSMG2 gene encoding proteasome assembly chaperone 2 isoform X2, translating into MFVPCGSSAPPDFEGFTLLLPAVSVGNVGQLAVDLVIFTLDMPKVGYFYTDCLVPMVGNNPYAAAEENSAELSINAEVYSLPSKKLVVLQIRSPFVKNKYRSFCQTLLSWVKSSRCAKVILLSSSHAYQCDDQQLHGTPLRYLLSPAIQKTAGELMQRLNWKEMEKVAAYPGVNDTDMVLRIPGGGITTLLFSESCSNGIQMAVLLKFCSEGDNIPDALALVNYLNEWIQLVKSEKSDAPATPSQWKIPHSWRLLFGSGLPPALF; encoded by the exons ATGTTTGTGCCCTGCGGCAGTTCCGCTCCTCCGGACTTTGAAGGCTTCACGCTCCTGCTG CCAGCTGTATCAGTTGGGAATGTTGGCCAGCTGGCGGTAGATCTAGTTATTTTTACCCTTGACATGCCTAAAGTTGGTTACTTCTATACTGATTGCCTGGTGCCAATGGTTGGGAATAATCCATATGCAGCAGCAGAAGAAAACTCAGCGGAGTTGAGTATAAATGCTGAAG TGTATTCTTTACCTTCTAAGAAGCTTGTAGTTCTCCAGATCAGATCACCGTTTGTAAAG AACAAATATAGGTCATTTTGTCAAACACTGCTTTCTTGGGTGAAAAGCAGTAGATGTGCCAAAGTCATTCTTCTATCAAGCAGCCATGCATATCAGTGTGATGATCAGCAGCTTCATGG TACGCCACTACGATACTTACTCTCACCTGCTATTCAGAAAACAGCTGGAGAGCTAATGCAGAGGCTAAACTGGAAAGAGATGGAAAAAGTCGCTGCTTACCCAGGAGTAAATGATACAGACATGGTACTACGTATTCCTGGAGGTGGCATCACAACATTATTATTCAGTGAGAG TTGTTCAAATGGAATTCAAATGGCAGTTCTGTTGAAATTCTGCTCAGAGGGGGACAACATCCCTGATGCATTGGCTCTCGTTAACTACCTTAATGAATGGATCCAGCTAGTTAAAAGTGAA AAGAGCGATGCCCCAGCTACTCCTTCACAATGGAAAATACCACATTCTTGGAGATTACTCTTTGGAAGTGGCCTTCCACCTGCACTCTTCTGA